aacgtagttaagtagaagaacattttctgctgccagcgcttgaaatcaatcccagaaaattttttgggtttttctacCGGTGCCAAcaccggtgttcggcttgtcgatgcattggcagtcaccatcggaacagcttggttttcgctttcagtcgtcattatttttttttggaaaaaaaaaaatgacacaaacaaacgtttaatacacgttttcaaattggagtaaaaatcacgtagattttaatctccaacaaaacgccacgaaggctttactctccaaaacgggagtacacaaaaccacaaaggttttagtttgcagaataataagaataatacaaatacagaaataaatattaaatttcttaagattgtttgtcccgccaatattgctgtatttgtaaataataattctgtaaAATAAAAGTTATCGTAATAAAACagtaataaattcgagcccactgaattcacagtgtttccttaagaaatttaatcccctcctagtacccaaggttatggattatttcctcccaggatagaacgaataacacactggtgtagtggtacttcaaaccccagtgtttcagcgaacacaaagttcggtagcaaatcacacttacagttgctttctttgaagttaaaacaatgcagaacgaaggagtagaaattcagaaaatcgtatggaaatgctgagaggaaggagtgcaatgtatagccaaatctgttgagcgatttcagttttgtgtcttgtgtgtgtctttcttcaatagctgctgcacatatatatagcagccagtgttgaagaagaacaatcgtccaccctccatggtggagcaagcattagcttgtttgtggagcaagcacattcatagtgggaagagcattaggcggctgcctggtggtcaatacacggattgaaaaatattcgttacaaatgcggataattttacgttaatatttactattaacaaataaatttggtccaaaaaatcaatcaatcaatcgatcatttgaccgaatccgaatccgaagccgaagccgaagccgtagccgtagccgaagccgagccgagcgagcgacgacgaagacggcgcgaggcttgctttcttcttaactctttaagagctacaagaagagcaattatatatatacccaccaaaaatcttttcctcttccaatatgggacaatgtctcattgtcaagagggaaaaacttaaaattttactcaaaaatttcatttttccctccatttcctattcaccctcattttaagactatttcttcttaaaaacaaaacctcaacaaGTATATAGTAAAGATCTCATATACCTGGACGGCTGGACCTGGCTAAAAACGATGAGTCTTCTCTTTTCAGGGTTAGACTCTATTAGAACCAGAACAGTAGACTGTGTTGAGAATTGgggttttgatgattaacaagtGCGCCCAGCGAACGTGTGCTAAGAACCAGGTCCCCAAGTCAGCTGCCGAAGGTTATTACAAGGTTGTAACTTTTACACAAAAGTTACTATTAGTCCGATATTGTTGGAAATGACTCTTGATGCAATAAGGACTGTCACCCAAGAATATCTGCCCGTATAAGTGATAGACAGGAGTTACAAGATTTGTGGAGTCCTTGGAACTTTAGGATTGTTGTCAAACAAGAAATTGACTGTGCGTAGGACTCCTAAATATCTCGAAGTACTGGTGAGTTAAATACTTTCCCTATGGACCGAGAAGACTATTCTTTTGCACATTAACTGAAGAACGACATACAACATTTCCACAATCAAGTTGATCATCAGTGTGTATTGAAAGTTAGTATTCTTTTTGAGTCGGTTAGTTCATGTATATTAGAAAATTGAGTTGTAATCTAAGATGTCATTTAAAACTTGTTAGTTGGAGTAATTGTTGAGTGTGCAAGTTAAAGTAACTAGTAATTCATTCAAGTAGTTGAAGTAGGAGAAGTGTGAGGGTATTGGTTTATGGGTCTTGTAATTAGTACATTTTGCTCATTTGTTCTACTGAAGTTGAAGTTAAAATACTAcgtggtaggtcgtggtttttgcacCTTTGAGTCAGATGATTTTCCACTGCTTATTTTATTTACGCGTAAAGGCACAAAACCAAGTTTTTAGTAATTTAGGAAGGTATtcaatttaacaatacaataTCATACAATAAAGATTTAGtaatcgtattgtattgtatgaTATTGTATTATATCGTTTTATAAATACAACGTTcagatagattgtattgtttgctgttgtcaaataatattttgatgtTTGATTTGACCGTATTGTACTGTACTGTAACTAATAAGTTTATTAAATaccctcaattttttttaaatattattaagaATTACACATAAAGTAATTAGAATTGGAATTAAAAATTAGTATTATACGGCTAATTGGAGATAAAGTAATTAGAATTAGAGTTAAAAATCAAAGTAgaagaaagaacaaaacaaaaagaaggcaAAACCTATACCTGACGTTGGAGTTGGAAGCGGCAGAAGGAAAGAAGGAATGAAGACGTAGGTTATAGGTTAGGAAATttggattaaaataaaaaaaaaagtaacgggtaaaatagaattataaagtaataagttagggcataattgaaaagaaaaataggaaacaatccaTCACACCAAATCGGTTGTTTAAAAAAATGTAACTTTTCATTGTTCGAAACAATGGATTTTACATTACGATACAATCAATTTTAactaaacaatcaaaacaaacattattttgagataacaatacaatacgatacaataatagccatccaaacaagctgttaatgTTAAAATACACTTCTTCATACTATCAATGTACAATAATGAAATCCTAACGAGCATACTCCCTTTGacaccaaataaacctatgcagttgtGTTTGTGCAAATGAGCAGAAGCCGACTCAGTAAATTTTTAGTCAAAACATTTGGAGTCCTCCTTTAAATGTTGTAGCACTTGTGGGGTCCTTTTAATTAACGTGATCTAATCGAGAATATCTTATCAGATAAGTCCCTGTTGTTTATTTTACCAGTTTCTAGCGTAAGTGCAGGAATATTTTCTTACTTTACAGCTTAAATAGCTGAAATGACAGATCTTGACAATTGCTGATTCTTATAAAGAGGGGAGACAGTCAAATCTACTCATTTCTTGAATGATCGTAAAGGAATTGTATATTCCACATTGTTTTAATAATTAAATGGTCATTAATTCAAGCGAATATGATACTCTCATTTTCTTTTAAGCAAGAGTCTTTGGAGTGTAATGATTCAAGCGAATATAACACCCTTGTACTCTTATAAACAAAAAGTCTTGGAAATGTACACAAGTGGAATTGGGtgttctttaaatttttaaaaacttttcAAGCTTGAGTATACTATTAAAACCTATAGCAGACTAACAATTAAGTTCTTGTAAAGAATGATCTACTCAGAAAAGCTTAACTTCTTAAAATTGAAGAGTTTGAATAAATTGCAAGCAAATCAGATAACTTAGATTAATATGTTGTTAAAACAAACTCTATAACCTACTAATTTTAGGAGATCAGTCTTCTGTTTGTACCTCAGATGACATAGCCTTTTGAAACATTCCTGACTAAACAATGTTGCTGATTTGCTGACTTTAAAAGAATTTAACAAAAAGATTTTGCCTTACCAATACATTGTTCTCTCATACTTGCACTCACCTACATTTTGATTGTTTGCTTTGCCTAAAAGTAGTGACAAGATCAATACAATTTCTCAACTTTAATCAACTTCCTCAATTTTAGTCTCTTCACTACTATTTCCAGATCCTGTTTTTCCATAACCAGTTCCAGTGTCAGCACTTCCCCCCATTGGGACATCTCCACCTTGATACATTTTTGCAATAATTGGATTGCACAAgttcttcaactccttcaatttgtCCATCTACTTCAGCCAGTTGGTTCATGTCTAACCATTCAATTGTCTCATTCTTCTGCTTGTCTGATGGATCCAATTTCCCAGACATTTTCTCATCCTTAACAGTATTCCTCATGTTATAGGCATAGTTCTCTAACGcgttcttcgcttccactttctTCTCCATTGTCTCATCCTCTACCTTGTACCTATCAGCTTCTTGAACCATTCTCTCAATCTCTTCCTTACTTAGCCTTCCCTTGTCATTGTAATTGTAATTGTAATCTTATTCTTGACACCAGCAGTCTTGTCCTCAGCTGACACGTTCAGAATACCATTGGCATCAATGTCGAAACAAACATTGATCTGTGGCACTCCTCTTGTTGCTGGTTGAAAAGATTTGTTCTTTTTTGACAGGGATAGTAGTGTTTCTTGGAATCAAGACTGTCATCACACCACCAGCAGTCTCAATACCAATACTAAGAGATGTAACATCAAGAAGCAACAAATCTTGAACAAGTCCATGTTCAGCTCCTCGAATCTCGCCCTCGTAATTGTTGCATAGAAATCAATTCCCTCATACAGTCTTCAGCTTCCTCAAAACTCTAGCATTGCTGCTGATATCTTTCTTATGCTTCCTCTTGAGTTCTTGAACATAATGCTTCACAAGCCTGTTGTCAAAATCTTCACCACTCAAATATGTGTCATCAGCAGTAGCCTTAACTTCAAAAATCCCTTCTTCAATTGTAAGAAGCGAAACATCAAAAGTTCCACCACCAAGATCAAAGATCAAACCATGCATTTTTCTCACCACCCTTTGAAGCTTTCTTGTCTAAACCATAAGCAATAGCTGATGCAGTTGGCTCGTTAATAATCCTCATCACATTCAACCCCGCAATAGCCCCTGCATCTTTAGTAGCTTGTCtttgaaaattattaaaatatgctGGAACAGTGACGTGACCACAGCATTCTTCACACTTTGTCCTAACAAAGCTTCAGCAGTTTCCTTCATCTTTGTTAAATCCatataaaatattttgagtccATTACTCAAATGATCACCCAATTATCCAAAATTATGAactaaagtcacttttctttcgtttgtaacaggAAAGTCATTCAACTATTCATATTGCACACAAATGATCACTCAAACTGGATTTATCAAACTTTTCGATAGAAAAACTTGACGTGGCAGTCCACATgaacttttttatatttttggaccaagtaaaataattaacactcaaacaaaacatgaaaaatccACCCATACAACCAACCCGAccatctaaaaataaaaattctccACTAAATAAAACCAAACGTTAAATATATATTCCTTGGCTCTTAAGAAATAATTagatttaattattatatataagaAAAGATATGTATCCATAGATTTGATTTTTAGATCTAACTTTTCTAcataatattgagttaagaacttGAATATTATCCTTATGGAACCCAATTGTCTCTTGAACCAAGAACTAGAAGCATTAAAGTTATCattgttatttttgttgtaatTACTTGCAGATCTGAGCCATGGCTTTCTTCCACCCTTTGTCTTCCCCTTCTAAAAATTCCTTCTCTTCTCCGGCTTCTGCATCTTCCTCCTCATCACCCTCCTCCAATCCCAAACTCAAAGAAGATTCTAATTTGCAGCAATCAATTGATgactagtgtcacgaccccattACACCCTCCGTAgatgtcgtgatgtcacctagtctctaagactaggtaagcctaacagattTGCGAAAATACATGTTAAGacatgtataattatatttttatatgtaaTGATAATTAGTTGTATAGTTAGTGGAGTTAGTGGGACATTTTAGCCAGCTAAGCATTAGTTGTATTTTCTAATATTGCACATGTATATACTTAGTACTGAAATGAGAAAGAAGGTGAGCTTTTCACTTTCCCAATTCCTATTCTCTTTCTTCTGATTTCCCTCTCATAGAACTCTCTAGAAAACTCCATTGGAGCTCCAGATCGAGCTTCAAGCTCATCTTCAAACTCAGTTCTAACATCGTATCAGAGCAAGGAAGCTCATGCTCGACTAtccgtcatcatcaatctcaattttgcccactcttttctttcttctgaaCCTGTCTCTCTAGTTCGATCGGCGTTTGCCCTAATTCGTTCGAATTGCAAAATTGATAACTGATTCTTCAAAAATTAGTGTGTAACACAACAAATTCATCTACTCATGGCTGTATTAGATTAGGAAGATACACCTGTTGGTGATACCAGTTTCGCCGCTGCGACAAGCACCAGAATAGATCGAAACGATCCACTCTACCTACATCCGTTAGACAATCATAGAGCGATGCTTGTTTCAGTTCCTTTCAGTGAAATTGGATATAGATCTTGGAGACGTAGTGTTATGCAAGGTCTATCCATTAAAAATAAGTTAGGGTTTATAAGTGGAAAGTGTGAGTCACCAGATCCTTAATCTCAAAGGTTCCGATAGTGGGAGTGATGCGACGATTTGGTAACGTCTTGGATTCTAAATTCACTCTCCAAAGATATTGCGGACATTGTGGAGTATGCTAATAATGTTATTGAGTTGTGGAGAGAATTGGAGGATCGTTATGAGCAAACTAATGGTGCTAGGCTGTACCAGATCCAAAAAGAGATAAACGACTTGTCTCAAGGTGTGCTGGACATTACAAGTTATTACACTAAGCTGAAAAAGCTGTGGGAAGAGTTGAATACTTTGAGCAAAAAGACTCACTGCATCTGTACCTGTACCTGTGGTGCCAAGGAGAACATGCACAAGGCCGAGCAGGACAAGAGATTGATACAGTTCCTTATGGGACTTAATGAGGTCTACACTATTGTACGAGGAAGCATTCTCATGATGAATCCGCTACCAACTCTTGCACAGGCTTTCTCACTATTCATTTAGgatgagaagaagagagagatcAAACCAAATAACCAAATGCTTTTTGAGTCTGCTTCCCTAAATATCAACACATCAAAATTTGGTTCCTACAGAACAAATTACTCTGCCAATAACAACTCCACTGGAGGCAATAGGCCTCGACCATTTTGTGACTACTATAAAAGACTAGGGCATACCAAGGACAAGTGCTACAAACTACATAGTTACCCTCAGAGTTTTGGAAACTCACACATTCAAAGTTTAAATACAGGACAAAACATGAATCAAGCTGCAAGGTCCAACAAAGGAGGGAGCAATAGTAGTTAGTGTGCAAGGGACCTCTTCTGAAGCAATGCCAGATGGAAAGGATGGATCAGAAGATGGAGATGAGGTCGGGCAGGTCAACCTTTCTAAGGAACAATATGGACAGATCCTGAATTTGTTGCAATATTTTCACATTGGAACAAGAGGAGAGAGTTCTAGCTACACAAACTATGTCAATGGTGCTGTGAACTTTGCAGGTATAATAGTATGCACTTCTTCTATTGATTTTGGCAAATTTTCTAGTGAATGCTTCAAAAATAAGGCTGACTCTTGGAAATTAGATTTAGGAACCTCTAATCACATGACCTTCAATATATCTTTACTAACCAACATTGTAACCTTACCATATCCCTTATTAGTAGTTCTTCCAAATGGATATAAGTTAAAAGTAACACAAATTGGAAGTATGACATTGTTTCCTAAGATCATTTTGCACAAAGTCATGTATACACCTTCCTTCAACTATAACCTCATATCAATTCATTCATTAACCAGTTCAACCCCTCAAAGCATTGTTGCCTTTACTGATAACATATGTCTTCTGCAGGCCCCTTCAATGAAGAGGCCTCTGGAAATAGGTAAAACCAGTGATGGCCTATATCTTCTCTGCCCAAGGTGTCTCAGGAACAACCATTCAAAATCAACAGTAAATAGTTCAATTGGCAGTTCTGTTTCTTCCACTTGCTACACACACAACTCacattatttttatcattccACTATAAATAGCTCATTGTCTAGGGATAATTGCACATCTTATTCAGTTGTAAATACATGTTCTCCAAATAATAAAGTGCAGTTCCCCCATTGTGAATAACATCAGTCCTTCTATCTCTTCAAGTGATGATATAAATATTCTGTGGCATAACAGACTGGGTCATGTACCCTTTGCCAAGATGAAGGGAATGTCCAGCG
This DNA window, taken from Nicotiana tabacum cultivar K326 chromosome 15, ASM71507v2, whole genome shotgun sequence, encodes the following:
- the LOC142169836 gene encoding uncharacterized protein LOC142169836, whose protein sequence is MLVSVPFSEIGYRSWRRSVMQGLSIKNKLGFISGKYIADIVEYANNVIELWRELEDRYEQTNGARLYQIQKEINDLSQGVLDITSYYTKLKKLWEELNTLSKKTHCICTCTCGAKENMHKAEQDKRLIQFLMGLNEVYTIVRGSILMMNPLPTLAQAFSLFI